Genomic segment of Flavobacteriales bacterium:
TCGTTCGAAATGCGGTTGGTTTCTGTCCGCTCGTTTTCATGAAAAATCTCGGCACCATATTTTCTGAAAATATCTTTAAAGCCATGCTTTTCCCTTTCGTAGTCGTTAAGTTCAAAACCTATTTCGCCTGTTTTAATTATTTTATCGTTGGTTTGGTTAAGCTTTTGTTCAACAGGTTTTTGCTGGTTGGGGTCTGGTTCGGTAGTCGCAACATCATTATTTTCATTACCAGAGGCAGCATTGGCAAAATAGTTTTTGCTTACATATGTCACACTACCATCTTCGCCAACTTCTTCTACTGTTTCTTCCATATCCATGGTGGTTTTGGCTTCTTCGGGGTTGTATGCACTTGAGCTCCAACTGCTACCAACTGCTGCGGTTTCTTCTGATGCTACGTCTAAATTTTCAGATTTTTCGCCCTTATTGCAGGCCACAAAAACAAAAACGAGTACAATTAAATAAGCGATTGATTTCATAAAATTATTTTTTAAAAGTGTTGGTGTCATTTCTCAAACGGAAAAATGGTAAACGAAAATATGGAAACAAATTGATTAAAGCAGCAACTTGTTGGGCGTATCCTTTTTTATTATTCCTACTTTCTCGCTAAAACCAAAACAATCGGTAAGAGTAAGTCATTGATGGTATCTATCGTAAGTCGTCACCCGAAAGCTATCGGGTCTGAGGGCTTGCCCTATGAATCTCAAAGCAACCAATCAACTAATATTCAAGTCAACTAATCAACGCTTAATAAACCACGCATCTGCCCCAGCATAAGTCTTCGGCAGCAATTTTTTTGTCGATAATGCGAGTTTCAACAAGTGTATTCACCACATTGTTGAGCATTTTTTTTGATATGTAAACATCCTGTTCCCACTCGGTTTTGTTAAACCAACTGTGGGTATCGTCGCGGCTCAGGCCATATTTTGCCGATACAATCTGCTCCGCATTTTCATCAATCATAAAGTGGCGGCTCATTTTCCGGATAACCCAAAGCAAATTCCAAACGGTGTCTGGATTTTTTAACAGAATTTCCTGTCGTGCGGCAATAACAAAACATGGCCAAGGGGTCACGGTTTCGCCTATTCTTCTAATCTTTCCGGCATCAACCGTCGGTTTTGTGGTAAATTTTTCCCAAAGAAATAAATCGGCTTTGCCATTGTTTAAGGCATCAATGGCATTGTCAAAATTGGCAACTTCCACAAATTGTTCATCCTTCAGTTGTATGCCTCGGTTTTTTGCTTCAACGCAAGCCATTAGGTGTGAGCCACTTCCTTTTCGGCTGATAGCAAATCGCAGATTTTCATAAGAAGTTTCGTTTGAAACGGCCGAGTTGTTTCCGGTATGAATGCCCCAAATAAGCGGAGATTTGATGTATTTCTGAACAATCATTGATGGATTTCCGGCAGCAATATCGGCCACAATGCCTTCGGTAAGCACTACCGCCAAATCAATTTCGCCTGTACGAAGCTTGCGACACATCTCGCCAGTTCCGCCCGGCATATCATGCCATACGGCATCAATGCCAATGTTAGACAAACTTTTGCTTTCTATGGCCAAATGCCAAGGATAATTGAAATGCTCAGGAACGCCTCCAATGTTAATTTTCATTTGTTCTTATTTATGTTTTTTAAAACAAACCAATTGAATAATGCCTCAAAAATTCGCTGTCTGCCTTCTGTGTCGGCATAGATTATTCAACCTTGAATTTTTCAGATAACAAAAATGAACTTTTTTATCAGAAGTTTTGGATTGCCACAAAATTATTCCCACCCATAGAGGCTCGGAATCCCTATTTTTGCACTATGTTGACAAGAGCCTATTTTAATGAGTTGCTGACCGAGCGAATTTTGTTTTTGGATGGAGCCATGGGAACCATGATTCAGCGGTATAAATTAGCTGAAGAAGATTATAGAGGGAGTAGATTTGCCGATTTTGAACATTCTGTAAAAGGCAATAACGACTTGCTTTGTATTACGAAACCCGAAGTGGTTAGAGAAATTCATAAAAAGTTTTTGGATGCCGGAGCCGATATTTTAGAAACCAATACCTTTAATGCCAATGCCATTTCAATGGCGGATTATCACATGGAAAATTTGGTATATGAAATGAATGTGGCCGGAGCAAAAATTGCCAAGGAGTTGGCAATAGAATATACCAATAGAAACCCGGAAAAACCTCGATTTGTTGCCGGTTCTATGGGGCCTACCACAAAGTTGGCATCTTTATCACCCGATGTTACAAACCCGGGATATAGAGCTGTGACTTTTGAGGAATTGGTAAACACCTATACCGAACAGGCCAAAGGTTTGATAGATGGTGGAGCAGATTTGCTTTTAATTGAAACCATCACGGATACACTTAATTGTAAGGCGGCCATTTATGCAATTTTAGAGTTGGAAGAAACATTGGGTTTTGAGATACCGATGATGATTTCGGGCACCATTACAGATAATAGTGGAAGAACTCTCAGTGGGCAAACGGTGGAGGCATTTTACAACTCAGTGGCTCACGCCAAACCAGTATCTATTGGCCTCAATTGTGCGTTGGGAGCAGAGTTGATGCGGCCATTTTTGACCGATTTGAGTCGGGTGGCCGAATGTCCGGTATCTGCCCACCCCAATGCCGGATTGCCAAATGAAATGGGCGAATACGACGAAAGCCCTGAATATATGAGCAAAGTGGTTGGCAACTTTGCGGCTGCCGGTTTGGTAAACATTTTGGGGGGGTGTTGCGGAACAACTCCTGAGCATATTGCAGCCATTGTGGAGGCATCAAAAAACATCCAACCCCGAAATTTGTTACAACTGCAAACGCTTGAATAAACAATGAATGTTGGTGTAATCTGTTATCCAACCTATGGTGGTAGTGGTGTGGTAGCCACAGAGTTGGGCAAGTCAATGGCGGCAAAAGGCCACGTCATTCATTTCATTAGCTACGACCAACCTGCAAGATTGGATTTTTTTAGTGAAAATTTGTTTTACCACGAGGTGAACGTTAGCGACTATCCGCTGTTTAAATACCCGCCATACGAAATTGCCCTTACCAGCAAAATTGTAGAAATTGTGTTGTCGGCAAAACTGGATATTTTGCATGTGCACTATGCCATACCCCATGCGGCTGCGGCGGTTATGGCCAAATATATTTTAAAAGAAAAAGGTATTAACATACCCATAATAACTACGTTGCACGGAACCGATATAACCCTGGTTGGTAAAGATGCAACATACGAACCTGTAATCGATTATGCCCTCAATCAGAGTGATGGGGTAACGGCAGTTTCACAAAGCCTTAAAAGTGATACAAATGCTTATTTTCATATAACACAAGATATAGAAGTGATTCCAAACTTCGTAGATATGAAGCGGTTTAGCAAAAAACCCAAAGAGCATTTCAAAAAAGCAATTGCCCCCAATTCTGAGAGAATCATTGTTCACACCTCCAATTTTAGAAAGGTGAAAAGAGTGGACGATGTGATGAGGGTTTATAAAAAAATTCAAGAAAAAATCCCGTCAAAATTGTTGA
This window contains:
- a CDS encoding ABC transporter substrate-binding protein translates to MKINIGGVPEHFNYPWHLAIESKSLSNIGIDAVWHDMPGGTGEMCRKLRTGEIDLAVVLTEGIVADIAAGNPSMIVQKYIKSPLIWGIHTGNNSAVSNETSYENLRFAISRKGSGSHLMACVEAKNRGIQLKDEQFVEVANFDNAIDALNNGKADLFLWEKFTTKPTVDAGKIRRIGETVTPWPCFVIAARQEILLKNPDTVWNLLWVIRKMSRHFMIDENAEQIVSAKYGLSRDDTHSWFNKTEWEQDVYISKKMLNNVVNTLVETRIIDKKIAAEDLCWGRCVVY
- a CDS encoding homocysteine S-methyltransferase family protein, producing the protein MLTRAYFNELLTERILFLDGAMGTMIQRYKLAEEDYRGSRFADFEHSVKGNNDLLCITKPEVVREIHKKFLDAGADILETNTFNANAISMADYHMENLVYEMNVAGAKIAKELAIEYTNRNPEKPRFVAGSMGPTTKLASLSPDVTNPGYRAVTFEELVNTYTEQAKGLIDGGADLLLIETITDTLNCKAAIYAILELEETLGFEIPMMISGTITDNSGRTLSGQTVEAFYNSVAHAKPVSIGLNCALGAELMRPFLTDLSRVAECPVSAHPNAGLPNEMGEYDESPEYMSKVVGNFAAAGLVNILGGCCGTTPEHIAAIVEASKNIQPRNLLQLQTLE
- the bshA gene encoding N-acetyl-alpha-D-glucosaminyl L-malate synthase BshA; translation: MNVGVICYPTYGGSGVVATELGKSMAAKGHVIHFISYDQPARLDFFSENLFYHEVNVSDYPLFKYPPYEIALTSKIVEIVLSAKLDILHVHYAIPHAAAAVMAKYILKEKGINIPIITTLHGTDITLVGKDATYEPVIDYALNQSDGVTAVSQSLKSDTNAYFHITQDIEVIPNFVDMKRFSKKPKEHFKKAIAPNSERIIVHTSNFRKVKRVDDVMRVYKKIQEKIPSKLLMVGDGPERVRLERECRESNICDQVSFLGKQDAVEEILSIADLFLMPSETESFGLAALEAMACEVPVISTNTGGQPEVNIDGVTGYTTNVGDIELMAEKALYILNSDDVLRKFKDNAVAHAKTYDIHSICPLYEQYYEKIINRVKMKMA